One Halorientalis litorea DNA segment encodes these proteins:
- a CDS encoding ASCH domain-containing protein, with translation MTDIDADTLLPSGRMREQAVEGDVTQIHRGQQYAEEGDTFEIDGTTFEVVDIGERTLGEMTDADARAEGARDLDHYREILAHAHENFEWDEDSEVVRHRFEQR, from the coding sequence GTGACAGACATCGACGCCGACACACTCCTGCCGAGCGGGCGAATGCGCGAACAGGCCGTCGAGGGCGACGTGACCCAGATTCACCGTGGTCAGCAGTACGCCGAGGAGGGGGACACCTTCGAAATCGACGGGACGACCTTCGAGGTCGTCGACATCGGCGAGCGGACGCTGGGCGAGATGACTGACGCGGACGCCCGCGCCGAGGGTGCCCGTGACCTCGACCACTACCGGGAGATTCTCGCCCACGCCCACGAGAACTTCGAGTGGGACGAGGACAGCGAGGTCGTCCGCCACCGATTCGAGCAGCGATGA